The Ornithodoros turicata isolate Travis chromosome 7, ASM3712646v1, whole genome shotgun sequence genome includes a region encoding these proteins:
- the LOC135401602 gene encoding phosphatidylinositol phosphatase PTPRQ-like has translation MDYSNVFIVAFLIGVHLCFLASWVSAENAAARSPSTESTACGSEFAPPVNLTITFDGDDNLTATWISDASTPMVGHLVQWCWGSSCKHEDVDECGDEYMTSNTEFHIYDVQPLTSYTVSVSSYRESVHKEKCRLGAAIACIATPRGIPRQVTDLKASTVKKDSISIEWTGPKPRNKIPVSYRVIWEVTDSGCITEGCVASGNASVTRTTFTVTDILPFTRICFTVAPFIEVLRSDVHGNESTLCVRSLPLDETLEVQDITTTGLTLSWKEQSQASIYSVQSCVRTGPCAGLDFDTQDCVVQNETTETPQFSWNGLAPWTSVLVKIRPYGTLGIGCFTTLVERPGSPGGLKVSDITSTSAVLSWTAPQDCNGPIDAYFISVVIESTRVPTGLEVDGKKTEAKITSLHPWTKYVVAVGAVNLNASMTQLISSNRPKVTFTTLPGPPSPPMSLVTVVKSRSVTAFWEEPQERNGPKGSLKYKVLIKKAVASVVPTAELETENTRIQYDQLEPFTQYVISVSAITKYQGQVWESESITEELQTDPEAPDVVQDLEADCESEPNVVKLTWKPPLHSYGIVQGYNIALSGKKKQKPTIRRTVNVGAGLSCHRGHCAFELHKVYAEYSYVITIRAKNKDMPGFGAMKEIADTCIVPAAAPPPPQKDLILQADPSWTDNNLNQQHQITFGFWNDTFSDIGGDIIAYDILVSLDVNFGSRTRCSTWGKVHVHGFISCYVASPEYWNPFSADFKNDAMNCMRNSSFVRCTLGVADGCDPFEDRCNGPLKSGTSYGIVLRAYTAAGFQDTEPRVFVTAKADYSEFNHRVMLAGVTLLAVILLAVIFTIFCYFFVNRKCCWEAHKPAVIW, from the exons GGAGCGAGTTCGCCCCACCGGTGAACCTGACGATCACGTTCGACGGCGACGACAACCTTACAGCTACGTGGATCTCCGATGCCTCTACTCCCATGGTCGGGCACCTGGTCCAATGGTGCTGGGGATCGTCCTGCAAACACGAAGACGTCGACGAGTGCGGTGATGAGTACATGACGAGTAACACTGAGTTTCACATTTACGATGTGCAGCCGCTCACGTCCTACaccgtgtccgtgtcttcgtaCCGAGAAAGTGTCCACAAAGAGAAGTGCAGGCTCGGCGCCGCGATCGCCTGCATAGCGACACCGCGTGGTA TTCCTCGCCAGGTGACAGACCTGAAGGCGTCCACCGTAAAGAAAGACAGCATATCGATCGAGTGGACCGGCCCAAAGCCTCGGAACAAGATTCCTGTCTCGTACCGAGTGATATGGGAAGTCACGGACAGCGGCTGCATAACAGAGGGATGTGTCGCATCGGGAAATGCGTCGGTCACCCGCACGACCTTCACGGTTACGGATATTCTGCCCTTCACCAGGATATGCTTCACCGTTGCACCCTTCATAGAAGTCTTGCGATCGGACGTTCACGGGAATGAGTCTACGTTATGCGTGCGAAGCTTACCACTTG ACGAGACCCTTGAGGTACAAGACATTACGACGACTGGGCTTACGCTATCTTGGAAAGAGCAATCACAAGCATCCATTTATAGCGTTCAATCGTGCGTCAGGACCGGGCCGTGCGCTGGACTGGACTTTGACACCCAGGACTGCGTGGTTCAAAACGAGACGACGGAAACACCTCAATTCTCCTGGAATGGATTGGCACCGTGGACGAGTGTGCTAGTGAAAATTAGGCCTTACGGCACGTTGGGCATTGGATGCTTTACAACACTGGTTGAAC GTCCGGGTTCACCTGGAGGTCTCAAAGTGTCGGATATTACGAGCACGAGCGCCGTCCTGTCTTGGACGGCCCCTCAGGATTGCAACGGACCCATAGACGCCTATTTTATCAGCGTCGTCATCGAAAGCACTCGCGTTCCAACGGGACTGGAGGTTGACGGAAAGAAAACCGAGGCTAAGATCACCAGCTTGCATCCCTGGACTAAGTACGTAGTCGCTGTCGGGGCTGTCAACCTGAATGCCAGCATGACGCAGCTGATCAGCAGCAATCGTCCCAAGGTCACGTTCACGACGCTTCCTGGAC caCCGTCGCCTCCAATGTCCCTGGTGACAGTTGTAAAGTCACGTTCCGTAACGGCATTTTGGGAGGAGCCCCAGGAACGAAATGGCCCCAAGGGATCTCTCAAGTACAAAGTCCTCATAAAGAAGGCCGTCGCCTCCGTCGTGCCCACAGCTGAGCTAGAAACGGAAAACACGCGTATCCAGTACGACCAGCTGGAGCCGTTCACCCAGTACGTCATCAGCGTCTCTGCTATCACGAAGTACCAAGGACAAGTATGGGAGAGTGAGAGCATCACGGAAGAGCTCCAGACAGATCCTGAAG CTCCAGATGTCGTGCAGGACCTAGAGGCTGACTGTGAATCGGAGCCCAATGTCGTCAAGCTCACCTGGAAGCCACCACTTCATTCTTATGGGATAGTACAGGGTTATAACATCGCCCTTTCGGGAAAGAAG AAACAAAAACCAACAATTCGTCGGACTGTGAACGTTGGGGCTGGGCTGTCCTGTCATAGAGGGCACTGTGCCTTCGAGCTGCACAAAGTTTATGCAGAATACAGCTATGTCATCACCATCAGAGCCAAGAACAAAGACATGCCTGGATTTGGAGCCATGAAAGAAATCGCTGATACGTGCATCGTCCCTGCTGCAG CGCCTCCTCCACCCCAAAAGGACCTGATCCTGCAGGCCGATCCATCCTGGACCGACAACAACTTAAATCAACAGCATCAGATAACATTTGGCTTCTGGAACGACACCTTCTCCGATATAGGTGGCGACATCATCGCTTATGACATCCTGGTATCGTTGGATGTTAACTTTG GTAGCCGAACACGCTGCTCGACTTGGGGCAAAGTTCACGTCCACGGCTTCATCTCCTGCTACGTCGCCAGCCCAGAATACTGGAACCCCTTCAGTGCAG ATTTCAAGAatgacgccatgaactgcatgCGAAACAGCAGTTTCGTAAGATGCACCCTTGGTGTTGCGGATGGTTGCGACCCATTTGAGGACAGATGTAACGGACCTCTCAAGTCTGGTACCAGTTATGg AATTGTTCTTCGAGCCTACACAGCCGCAGGATTTCAGGACACCGAGCCTCGGGTCTTCGTTACAG CCAAGGCGGATTACTCCGAATTCAACCACAGAGTGATGCTGGCTGGAGTGACGCTCCTCGCAGTCATCCTCCTGGCTGTCATCTTCACCATCTTCTGCTATTTCTTCGTCAACAGGAA ATGCTGCTGGGAGGCACACAAACCAGCCGTCAT ATGGTGA